In Paraburkholderia caribensis, a single window of DNA contains:
- a CDS encoding aspartate kinase — protein sequence MALIVHKYGGTSMGSVERIKNVAKRVAKWHKAGHKMVVVPSAMSGETNRLLGLAKEISPQPSPRELDMIASTGEQVSVGLLSIALHDAGVDAVSYTGWQVPVKTDSAFTKARISDIDGERVLRDLDEGKVVVITGFQGIDPEGHITTLGRGGSDTSAVAVAAALKADECLIYTDVDGVYTTDPRVVEEARRLDRVTFEEMLEMASLGSKVLQIRSVEFAGKYQVKTRVLSSLTDPLMSLDEEMKSGTLITFEEDETMEKAVISGIAFQRDEARIAVMGVPDKPGIAYQILGPVADANIDVDMIIQNQSVEGKTAFTFTVGRGDYQRAMEILTNQVKGHVSAEQVLGDPKVSKVSVVGVGMRSHVGIASKMFRTLSEEGINIQMISTSEIKISVLIDEKYMELAVRALHKAFELDQA from the coding sequence ATGGCACTCATCGTACACAAATACGGCGGCACATCGATGGGCTCGGTCGAGCGCATCAAGAACGTCGCGAAGCGCGTCGCGAAATGGCACAAGGCAGGCCACAAGATGGTCGTCGTGCCTTCGGCGATGTCCGGCGAAACGAACCGCCTGCTGGGTCTCGCGAAAGAGATTTCGCCCCAGCCCAGCCCGCGCGAACTCGACATGATCGCGTCGACGGGCGAACAGGTCAGCGTCGGCCTGCTGTCCATCGCGCTGCATGACGCAGGCGTCGATGCCGTCAGCTATACCGGCTGGCAAGTGCCCGTCAAAACGGATAGCGCATTCACGAAAGCGCGTATCAGCGACATCGACGGCGAACGCGTGCTGCGCGATCTCGACGAAGGCAAGGTCGTCGTCATCACGGGCTTCCAGGGCATCGACCCCGAAGGCCACATCACGACGCTCGGCCGTGGCGGCTCGGACACGTCGGCCGTCGCGGTTGCCGCGGCACTGAAAGCGGACGAATGCCTGATCTATACGGACGTCGACGGCGTGTACACGACGGACCCGCGCGTGGTCGAAGAAGCGCGCCGTCTGGATCGCGTGACGTTCGAGGAAATGCTGGAAATGGCCAGCCTCGGTTCGAAGGTGCTGCAGATCCGCTCGGTGGAATTCGCCGGCAAATATCAGGTGAAGACGCGCGTGCTGTCCAGCCTGACCGATCCGCTGATGTCGCTCGACGAAGAAATGAAGTCGGGCACCCTGATTACTTTTGAAGAAGACGAAACCATGGAAAAAGCAGTCATCTCGGGAATCGCGTTTCAGCGTGACGAAGCCCGTATCGCCGTGATGGGTGTGCCCGACAAGCCGGGCATCGCATATCAGATCCTCGGCCCGGTTGCCGATGCGAATATCGATGTCGACATGATCATCCAGAACCAGAGCGTCGAAGGCAAAACGGCGTTCACGTTCACGGTCGGTCGCGGCGATTATCAGCGCGCCATGGAGATCCTCACGAACCAGGTGAAGGGTCACGTGAGTGCGGAGCAGGTGCTTGGCGATCCGAAGGTGTCGAAGGTGTCGGTGGTCGGCGTCGGCATGCGTTCGCACGTGGGCATCGCAAGCAAGATGTTCCGCACGTTGTCGGAAGAGGGCATCAACATTCAGATGATCTCGACGTCGGAAATCAAGATCTCGGTGCTGATCGACGAGAAGTACATGGAGCTCGCCGTGCGCGCGCTGCATAAGGCATTCGAACTCGACCAGGCGTGA
- a CDS encoding acetyl-CoA carboxylase carboxyltransferase subunit alpha produces MKTTFLDFEQPIAELEAKIEELRFVQDDSAVDISEEIERLSKKSQQLTKDLYTNLTPWQVSQIARHPQRPYTQDYINELFTDFHELHGDRSYADDLSIVGGLARFNGQPCMVIGHQKGRDTKERALRNFGMPRPEGYRKAERLMRLAEKFGLPLFTFIDTPGAYPGIGAEERGQSEAIGRNLYVMAELKTPIISTIIGEGGSGGALAVAVADSVLMLQFSTYSVISPEGCASILWKSAAKAPEAAEALGLTAHRLKALNLIDKIVNEPLGGAHRDPKGMAALLRRALADSLRQFQGMSTNDLRQRRFERLMAYGKFKETTPGA; encoded by the coding sequence ATGAAGACCACCTTTCTGGATTTCGAGCAGCCGATCGCGGAGCTCGAAGCGAAAATCGAAGAATTGCGCTTCGTGCAGGACGATTCGGCCGTCGATATTTCGGAAGAGATCGAGCGGCTGTCGAAGAAAAGCCAGCAGCTCACGAAAGATCTGTATACCAACCTGACGCCGTGGCAGGTTTCGCAGATTGCGCGTCATCCGCAGCGTCCGTACACGCAGGACTACATCAACGAACTGTTCACCGATTTCCACGAACTGCATGGCGACCGCTCGTATGCGGACGACCTGTCGATCGTCGGCGGCCTCGCGCGTTTCAACGGCCAGCCGTGCATGGTGATCGGTCATCAGAAGGGCCGCGACACGAAAGAGCGCGCGCTGCGCAATTTCGGCATGCCGCGCCCCGAAGGCTATCGCAAGGCTGAACGTCTGATGCGTCTCGCCGAGAAGTTCGGCCTGCCGCTCTTCACGTTCATCGACACGCCGGGCGCGTATCCCGGCATCGGCGCGGAAGAACGCGGCCAGTCCGAAGCGATCGGCCGCAATCTGTATGTGATGGCCGAATTGAAGACGCCCATCATCTCGACGATCATCGGCGAAGGCGGTTCGGGCGGCGCATTGGCCGTCGCCGTCGCGGATAGCGTGCTGATGCTGCAGTTCTCGACGTACTCGGTGATCTCGCCGGAAGGCTGCGCGTCGATTCTGTGGAAGAGCGCCGCGAAAGCGCCGGAAGCGGCGGAAGCGCTGGGCTTGACTGCACATCGGCTGAAGGCGCTGAACCTGATCGACAAGATCGTGAATGAGCCGCTCGGCGGCGCGCATCGCGATCCGAAGGGCATGGCGGCGTTGCTGCGCCGCGCGCTCGCCGATTCGCTGCGCCAGTTCCAGGGCATGAGCACGAACGATCTGCGTCAACGCCGCTTTGAACGCCTGATGGCCTACGGCAAGTTCAAGGAAACGACGCCGGGCGCGTAA
- a CDS encoding DNA-3-methyladenine glycosylase family protein, translating into MATATKTPAKRATSQSNAAAKVKAVRARSGAAKVAVKSASAKGAKAGLHGPRKTTGSHGALAKQSSSRHLPNGADLPEATAVKPSRARAAHAKGNGSLPAELAGDLQELAHETREGETVRKLRAAVPSAESEQAVQGDPQSSVVTRPAYWDKACADLVKRDRILKKLIPKFGPVHLSSRADPFVTLARSVIGQQISVASAQSMWQRIVAACPKLVPQQIIKLGQDNLMSCGVSKRKAEYILDLAHHFVSGALHVGKWTSMEDEDVIAELTQIRGISRWTAEMFLIFDLSRPDVLPLDDPNLIHAISQNYFSGEPVTRSEAREVAANWEPWRTVATWYMWRSLDPAPAGG; encoded by the coding sequence ATGGCAACGGCCACGAAGACGCCGGCTAAACGGGCCACGTCTCAATCAAACGCGGCAGCTAAGGTAAAGGCAGTACGGGCGCGAAGCGGCGCAGCGAAGGTGGCGGTGAAATCGGCGTCGGCGAAAGGCGCCAAGGCGGGTTTGCATGGCCCGCGCAAAACGACGGGTTCGCACGGCGCGCTGGCAAAGCAGTCGTCGTCCCGACACCTGCCCAACGGCGCGGACCTGCCCGAAGCAACCGCTGTGAAGCCGTCGCGCGCGCGGGCCGCGCACGCGAAGGGCAACGGGTCGCTGCCAGCGGAACTCGCAGGCGATCTGCAGGAGCTCGCGCACGAAACCCGCGAGGGCGAAACGGTGCGCAAGCTGCGCGCGGCCGTGCCGTCGGCGGAAAGCGAACAGGCCGTGCAGGGCGACCCGCAGTCGTCCGTCGTCACGCGTCCGGCGTATTGGGACAAGGCCTGTGCCGATCTCGTCAAGCGCGACCGCATTCTGAAGAAGCTCATCCCGAAGTTCGGTCCCGTGCATCTGTCGAGCCGCGCCGATCCGTTCGTCACGCTCGCGCGCTCGGTGATCGGCCAGCAGATTTCCGTCGCGTCCGCGCAGTCGATGTGGCAGCGCATCGTCGCCGCCTGTCCGAAGCTCGTGCCGCAACAGATCATCAAGCTCGGCCAGGACAATCTGATGAGCTGCGGCGTCTCGAAGCGCAAGGCCGAGTACATTCTCGATCTCGCGCATCACTTCGTCTCGGGTGCATTACACGTCGGCAAGTGGACGTCGATGGAAGACGAGGACGTGATCGCCGAACTGACGCAGATTCGCGGCATCAGCCGCTGGACGGCCGAAATGTTCCTGATTTTCGATCTGTCGCGTCCGGACGTGCTGCCGCTCGACGACCCGAATCTGATCCACGCGATCAGCCAGAACTATTTCAGCGGTGAGCCGGTGACGCGCAGCGAAGCGCGTGAAGTCGCCGCGAACTGGGAGCCGTGGCGCACCGTCGCGACCTGGTACATGTGGCGCAGCCTCGATCCCGCGCCGGCCGGCGGCTGA
- the tilS gene encoding tRNA lysidine(34) synthetase TilS has protein sequence MTPSADTPADRLVLDAVGVAFAALPDDARIAIAFSGGVDSTVLLDAAVRVAGASRCLAFHVHHGLSANADAWLAHCDAFARERSVEFASLHVDVSRASGLSLEATARDARYRALDALCAQHDVRTLWLAQHADDQAETVLLQLLRGAGLAGLAAMAPEYLPSGASVPRVRPLLHLLRAQLEQYAHARDLRWIDDESNTDTRYARNALRHDVLPSLAVHFPGFRDALARTAAHAASAQRLLDELARIDLQTARGEEEGALSRDALLALDDDRAANLLRYWMRTLALPAASTARLTDALRQLRAIGDAHSLRVDHAGQALRSYRGQVYWEAGDSADPADETALVERAESVLVWQGQSVWRLPQWRGTFVFGDASADSPDAIPADALTRAPLIARSRRGGERLRCVANGPSRTLKNLFQERGVPSWKRDVPLLFAGDALLFVPLIGVNRAARFDPAQPAGARYIRIDWREDLTLA, from the coding sequence GTGACTCCCTCCGCTGACACGCCCGCCGACCGCCTCGTTCTCGATGCGGTCGGCGTTGCGTTTGCTGCCTTGCCCGACGATGCGCGCATCGCGATTGCGTTTAGCGGCGGCGTCGATTCGACGGTGTTGCTCGATGCCGCAGTGCGTGTCGCTGGTGCGTCGCGCTGCCTCGCGTTTCATGTTCATCACGGTCTGAGCGCCAATGCCGACGCATGGCTTGCCCATTGCGACGCGTTTGCGCGGGAACGCAGTGTCGAGTTTGCGTCGCTTCATGTCGACGTATCACGCGCGAGCGGTCTGAGCCTCGAAGCCACGGCGCGCGACGCGCGTTATCGTGCGCTCGATGCGCTTTGCGCGCAGCATGACGTGCGCACGCTGTGGCTCGCGCAGCATGCCGACGATCAGGCGGAGACCGTGCTGCTGCAACTGCTGCGCGGAGCAGGGCTTGCGGGGCTGGCGGCGATGGCGCCGGAATATCTGCCGTCCGGCGCGTCCGTTCCAAGGGTGCGTCCGCTGCTGCATCTGCTGCGCGCGCAACTGGAGCAATACGCACACGCGCGCGATCTGCGCTGGATCGACGACGAGTCGAACACCGACACGCGCTACGCGCGAAACGCGCTGCGTCACGATGTGCTGCCGTCGCTCGCCGTCCATTTTCCGGGCTTCCGCGATGCGCTCGCCCGCACGGCGGCGCACGCGGCTTCGGCGCAGCGCCTGCTCGACGAGCTTGCGCGCATCGATCTGCAAACGGCTCGTGGCGAAGAAGAGGGCGCATTGTCGCGCGACGCGCTGCTCGCGCTCGACGACGATCGCGCGGCGAATCTGCTGCGTTACTGGATGCGCACGCTCGCCTTGCCCGCTGCATCGACTGCGCGTCTGACGGATGCGCTGCGGCAGTTGCGCGCGATCGGCGATGCACACAGCTTGCGAGTCGATCACGCCGGCCAGGCATTGCGCAGCTATCGCGGGCAGGTCTATTGGGAAGCGGGCGACAGCGCCGATCCCGCCGACGAAACGGCACTCGTCGAACGCGCCGAAAGCGTGCTCGTATGGCAAGGGCAAAGCGTGTGGCGTTTGCCGCAGTGGCGCGGCACGTTTGTGTTCGGCGATGCGAGCGCCGATTCGCCCGACGCGATTCCCGCCGATGCGCTCACGCGCGCGCCGCTCATTGCGCGCTCGCGCCGCGGCGGCGAACGGCTGCGCTGCGTCGCGAACGGCCCGAGCCGCACGTTGAAGAATCTGTTTCAGGAGCGCGGCGTGCCGTCGTGGAAGCGCGACGTGCCATTGCTTTTCGCCGGTGACGCACTGCTGTTCGTGCCGCTGATCGGCGTCAACCGCGCCGCGCGCTTCGACCCGGCTCAGCCTGCGGGCGCGCGTTACATCCGGATCGACTGGCGCGAGGATCTGACGCTCGCGTAA